From Onychostoma macrolepis isolate SWU-2019 chromosome 05, ASM1243209v1, whole genome shotgun sequence:
TTTAGAAAGAGCTTTGAGAAAATCTGATCTGTATGGAGCGGCATATAGTGCTGCCTGAAAAAATGAAGACAGGGCAACCTCAATAGGTTTCTCATCAGAAATGTCTACATTTCACTCGTTTCACTTTCAGATGGcgaaaaactgtttttaacttGCATAAAAACAACTTCTCAATACATACATACGAATACAGTgtggaaaattattatttgatcccctgctgattttgtaagtttgcccacttcaaaaaaaataaaaaagaagggtttatcatttttatggtaggtttattttaactgatagagacagaatatcaaaacaaaaaaaacagaaaaaagcagcttacaaatgttaaaaaaagatttacattttagcaagtcaaataagtatttgatccccacCAACCAGCAGAAATTTTGGCTCCCACAGATTGGTTATGTGCACATGTGGAACGCAGATTAgtcctgtcactttaagaagaCACTCCTAATTCCAGCTCGTTgtgtgtataaaagacacctgttcATAGAATCTGTATCTTCCAACCTCTCCACTACCATGagcaagaccaaagagctgtcaaaggacttCAGGGACAAGACTGTAGACCTGCACAAGGCTGAGAAGGCTGAGAAGGAGACAActgttggtgcgattattcggaaatggaagaaacacaaaacaacCATCAGTCAGCCTCGGTCTGGAGCTCCGTGCAAGATCTTGCCTCATGGGGTTAGGATGATCATGAGAAAGGTGAGGGATCAGCCCCGAACTACACGGGAAGAGCTTgttaatgatctcaaggcagctgggaccacaATCACCAAGCAAAACATTGGTAACGCACTACGCCGCAATGgattgaaatcctgcagcgcccgcaaagTCCCTCTGCTCAAGAAgtcacatgtacaggcccgtctgacgtttgccaatgaacatctAAATGATTCAGAAGGCTTGGGAGAATgtgctgtggtcagatgagatcAAAATGGAGTTCTTTGGCATCAACTTGAGAAATGCTGACCatcaccccaagaacaccatccctacagtcaagcacagaggtggaaacatcatgctttggggctgtttttctgctaagggtacATTAAGCTGCTAAGGGAAGAAGCACagtaaggtcctggagtggtctAGCCAGGCTCCAGACTTAATcctatagaaaatctgtggaggaaGCTGAAACTTCGAGTTTCCAAGAGACAGCTAAGAAACCTTAATGATTTAGAGAGGATCTGTAAAGAGAAGTAgaccaaaatccctcctgagatcgtgtgcaaacctggtgaccagaaacgtctgacctctgtgtgtgccaacaagggtttctgcaccaagtactaagtcatgttttgcttggggatcaaatacttatttgacttactaaaatgtaaatctttttttaagatttgtatgctgcttttttctggattttttgttctgtctctatcagttaaaataaacctaccatttttttttttaagtgggcaaacttacaaaatcagcaggggatcaaataattattttccccactgtatgcatgcattttttttaagaaacttaCTTTAAAGAGCTTCTGGACAAACCAGCCATGATACTTCATCAATGCCATTTCATACGCTTTGGTGACGTTGACTCTGATGAGGTTAGGGTTGTTTTCATCTTTATCCCCATCCACTAGACTCTGGAGAAGAACCTGGATGAAGCGTAGCCCCCTAACAGAAAACACAAGGAAAACAGGTTTTAGTTAAAGGgtaaataaaaattcacattCACAAAAAGAGTGGTTTCACAGAATGTTCTGGGTACTCGTTTTCGCAGAATGAAACTCAATGGGGACAGATGTTGTCAAGTtccaaaaatatcataaatcataaatgtaatttgttactAAAGGGCAAGTAAATGATAACCGAATTGACTgttccttaaaggaatagttcacccaaaagtgaaaatttgcagaaaatgcattcaccctcaggccatccaagatgtagatgagtttgtctcttcatcggaacagatttggagaaattgagCACTACAGTACATAACTTGCTCACCAGTGcacctctgcagtgaatgggtgccgtcagaataagagtccaaacagctgataacaatattacaataatccacaagtaatcctcAGGACTCCAGTCCaacaattaacatcttgtgaagtgaagagctctgtgtttgtaagaaaaatcCATCATCAAGCAAGcagttgcttctggccaaaatagtCGCTTATTGGagaccataatccataataacgcttcctccagagAAATGGCTTCCTCCTCTCACATGacaatccaccaacatatttgtttacaactgttttagactgtttaaacaactttttcactggagactACGTTATAGATAGAGGACCGGAAGaaacggtttgaagttaaagtcttaatgatgggtttgtttattagaaacacacagcttttcacttcacaagacattaactgatggacagGAGTCATGTGGCTTACTtgtggatgtttttatcagctgtttggactctcattctgacggcacccatttactgcagaggatccgttggagagcaagtgatgtaatgctaaatttctccaaatctgctctCATGACTAAACAAACTCTTGGacggtgagcacattttcagcaaatttttatttttacttgaactatttctttaacaaAGACAGTTACAGGAAGTCTCAAAGTCCATGTTTTCGTTATGCAACTTTAAAGCAactgtttttttactttcacttctctacaataaaaaaacgaaacaaCAAACATTTCAGGCCCAGCCTTGCCTTTTCAGCCACATGAGGGCAAGTGTTGCTCCTACTTTTGGCCACTCGGTTCCATGCATCTCCTTTTCTGCTTCCAAAATGTGCTGCAGGGTTTTAAACCTGGTAGGGTTGCTGTCATACACGGCCTTGATTTTCTATGAGAAAAAGCAGAGGTGGGTGGAGTTATGATTGTAAATGTTATACTGTTCAGTGCTTATCAACTGTTTATGTCATGTGGTGCACTTACAGTGATGTTGCCCGCGATATCAGCTttgatgggggaaaaaacagcagAGCCGAGGCAATCTAAGAGGAGATAAAAAGAACAGATTAGTAATATTtgaatacatgcaaatattttattaacgcTAATGCAATTTGCACGTATTTGAAATGTTGCCTGCAAAGATTGACTGGCAACCTACTGTACACATGAAAACTAGATTATGTTATACACATGTGAGAATGCAACATTCTTTCACAGAGCTGTGAGCTAATCCTCTTTTtacatattagaatatttacaggAATGTAGCAGACACACGGTAAAAGTATTGCCGCTTCTGATCCCTTAGAACTTAGAGTGAACTCTGACATTACCGCCTTAAAAAGAGAGCTCTAAATAATTAACTGTGCTTAGAGAGCATGACAGATTTCTGAAAGCACCCATGCGGTTCATTAAAGTTTCAGTACCACCCATTATCATGCTGAGACCAAATGTATTGCGCACCGTCTgataatgaaataaacacctGTGGGAATGGAAACACACTGAATCACTGATGTTTCCATCCCTGCAAccaataaatactgtatatgctTTGTCAATTTTTGTATTAGAGTTGttgatttaaagaaaaaaaaaaaaggtttgattATGATTTACTGTATGTTGTTTGCATGCACGCACTGCCTAACTCTGTAAACATAATGTGCCCTTCAAATTTACACCTTTTTGTGGGTTACACATACTGACAGAAGTGTCATGCCTTTTCAAATTGAGCAAATTAGATTTTGAGTGCAACTCCTAAAAATGGTATCTTTGATAATTAGTTTGCATGTCTAATTAGATTATAAACCTGATTACTACTTGTTTAAAACCTGGATAACCTGATGATTATATTCATGTCATGAGCATTAATAAATGGacaataataaaattgtttacTATTTTGcctaaacaaatgaaaaaataaaacactggcAACAAAActcaattgttttaaatgcctcaagtgaatttaggcatcacaacattataatgtacaatatgcaaaatggatattcattttgagatttttgtGAGTGTTATCACATTATAACTTCTAAGGATTCACTTTTAGTGAGTATAAAAATGATGgtaaatgtaatctaaatgtaaaaatagaggaaataaataaataaagtttacacTTGTTCACTTCTCTTGGTTTTTTGGTCCGGACCTGGTTCGCTTAGTGTTCACactgtaattgtttttataccaaacctaaaaatataagaaaaggATGAAGTCACATACTGATTGGGCAGCTTTTATGACGTATATTTTGCGAACTGTAAGCTGGGCTAAATGCACTTGTTGTTTGTGAATACATATGATGGTGTTTTTACCAGCTGGCAATTCACAAAGGGcttataaaatgtgtaaagGAGTCAAAACAGCACACTGAGCCTGCGGTTCCAGCACCTGTGCCGAACTGTAATGGGCAACAGGACTAGTTTTTGTTACCTTCATATATCAGTCAAACCGCACCAGAGTTCATTTGGAAGCCTGAAAAGGTGGGTCTCGGTCCACATGTTTGGTTACTCAGATGAACCGTACAAACAGAGCAATTGCACTAAAGtttgttttaatgaaatgaTACCAAGAAAGCCACAACTGCCcctcacaaaaatatatataaaaaaataatccttGTATATCAACATTTTATGCAGGCAGAGGATCTAAGCCCCATTCAATTAAAATGCCTGAACGAGAAAGTGATAGTAGCAGCTGAATAGAATTTCCTAACATAAAAGTGATATGTTCAACAGTGTAGAGTTCAAACCAGCACAGTCCACTGGAAAGATCTGGGTCATCAGCATTTTGTACTACTAGCAAAAGGAGCATCTCTGGTTACAGATGACTCTAAGCAAGCACATAGTCTGCTTACACTCCAGCTTTTTCCACTGTGAATGAATGCCTTATAATTATAGAAAACGCACACATTCACTCACATGTCTAACAATGCCAGCCCTCCCTCCTGCTCTTTCTGATGTTGGTACTCCACACAGGGCTTTTTGTGTTAAAGTGTGAATGCTAAACAAGAGCTGGGAAGCTTAATTGTCTTTCTGTGGGAGTTAGCGACATCCACAACAACCAGTGTCCCCAATCACCTTATGACATCACACGATCATAAATACCAATCTCCAATC
This genomic window contains:
- the gltpa gene encoding glycolipid transfer protein — encoded protein: MALLMEHQFRQLPADKQVETRPFLEAVSHLPPFFDCLGSAVFSPIKADIAGNITKIKAVYDSNPTRFKTLQHILEAEKEMHGTEWPKVGATLALMWLKRGLRFIQVLLQSLVDGDKDENNPNLIRVNVTKAYEMALMKYHGWFVQKLFKAALYAAPYRSDFLKALSKGREVKEEECLDKVRQFLVNFTATIDAIYEMYTKMNAELDYTV